In the genome of Spirochaetaceae bacterium, one region contains:
- the cas7c gene encoding type I-C CRISPR-associated protein Cas7/Csd2 yields the protein MSNIENRYDFVYFFEVTNGNPNGDPDAGNLPRVDVETGLGITTDVSLKRKVRNYVTMTDKPQGEDNYVSENSEERRYNIYIKEASVLNRNHDKAHEAVGSDLREKSPNATKGNAKTDNAKKWLCNNFYDIRTFGAVMNTGAASGVVRGPVQFTFSQSVEPVMPTEISVTRMAVTKEEDLQKERTIGKKTYIPYGLYRMEGFISANQAAATGFTQEDLDLLWESLINMFEQDHSASRGKMGARKLIVFKHESKLGNAPAQTLFDLVRVKRLNDKGEAVGDVVTQKELLKDLPPARYFADYKIEVESGKLPSGVVIEEKL from the coding sequence ATGAGTAATATTGAAAACCGCTACGACTTTGTCTATTTTTTTGAGGTAACCAACGGTAACCCCAACGGCGACCCTGATGCCGGCAACCTTCCCCGTGTTGATGTGGAGACGGGTTTAGGTATAACTACCGATGTATCTTTAAAACGTAAAGTACGTAACTATGTAACTATGACAGATAAGCCACAAGGGGAAGACAACTATGTCTCAGAAAATAGTGAAGAAAGACGTTACAATATTTATATTAAAGAAGCGTCTGTTTTAAATCGTAATCACGATAAAGCACATGAAGCCGTTGGTAGCGATTTAAGGGAGAAAAGCCCAAATGCAACCAAAGGTAATGCTAAAACTGATAATGCTAAAAAATGGCTTTGTAATAACTTTTATGATATTCGTACCTTTGGTGCGGTGATGAATACCGGCGCTGCCAGCGGTGTAGTGAGAGGTCCTGTGCAGTTTACTTTTAGTCAAAGCGTAGAGCCTGTTATGCCCACCGAAATTAGTGTAACCCGTATGGCTGTAACTAAAGAAGAAGATTTACAAAAAGAACGTACCATCGGCAAAAAAACCTACATTCCCTACGGCCTGTACCGCATGGAGGGCTTTATTAGCGCTAACCAAGCCGCTGCCACAGGTTTTACCCAAGAAGATTTAGATTTACTATGGGAGAGCTTAATTAACATGTTTGAGCAAGACCATTCGGCAAGTAGAGGCAAAATGGGAGCGAGAAAGCTGATTGTGTTTAAACACGAAAGCAAGCTAGGCAATGCCCCTGCACAAACCCTGTTTGACCTAGTACGCGTTAAACGCCTTAATGACAAAGGCGAAGCCGTGGGTGATGTGGTTACCCAAAAGGAACTGCTAAAAGATTTGCCGCCGGCAAGGTATTTTGCCGATTATAAAATTGAGGTGGAGAGCGGTAAGT